The proteins below come from a single Chelmon rostratus isolate fCheRos1 chromosome 10, fCheRos1.pri, whole genome shotgun sequence genomic window:
- the LOC121612983 gene encoding N-terminal EF-hand calcium-binding protein 1-like, with product MLACTEMITMCLQSAKHEHLRKQQELDHNQNQGISLVQDIFRRADKNDDGKLSLEEFQSYFTDGILTDEQMRELYYSIDRQQTDNLDIDKLSEYFTPHLGEYVNVLSALEKLNVAILKAMDKTKEEYQGSSVLGQFVTRFLLRETTTQLQSLQSSLDCAMEAVHDQGCTGRRVVKKPEDLPMQRVAKRPGRRIQKNMCLSPTDPYSGMLTTGVSVEPDNHWGSQINQLEQLIDKLECESPQLEPLKEDTLAGTYKSNILLVQRQMSVKERDVDQFQQALKIYTDATCSQLNNLHVSVQNLPDRSCFIMYEFWQDRLSWMSYLQSSISKTFQRCIIDSLEEPEMVSTMLLPASWWIMNNN from the exons ATGCTGGCCTGCACAGAGATGATAACCATGTGTCTCCAGTCCGCCAAGCACGAACACCTTAGAAAGCAGCAGGAGCTCGACCACAACCAAAATCAAGGCATCTCTCTGGTCCAGGAC ATATTCCGCCGGGCAGACAAAAATG ATGACGGGAAGCTGTCCTTGGAGGAGTTCCAGTCGTACTTCACTGATGGTATCCTCACTGACGAGCAGATGCGGGAGCTGTATTACTCCATCgacaggcagcagacaga CAACCTGGACATAGACAAACTCTCAG AGTACTTCACTCCACATCTGGGAGAATACGTCAACGTCCTGTCCGCTCTGGAAAAGCTGAACGTGGCCATTCTGAAGGCCATGGATAAAACTAAAGAG GAGTACCAGGGCTCATCGGTGCTGGGTCAGTTTGTGACACGCTTCCTGCTGAGGGAGACCACCACCCAGCTGCAGTCCCTCCAGTCATCGCTGGACTGCGCTATGGAGGCTGTGCACGACCAGGGCTGCACGGGGAGGAGGGTAGTGAAGAAGCCTGAGGACCTGCCCATGCAGAGGGTGGCCAAACGCCCCGGCAGACGTATCCAGAAGAACATGTGTCTCTCTCCTACTGACCCCTACTCTGGCATGCTCACCACAG GGGTCAGCGTGGAGCCAGACAACCACTGGGGCTCCCAGATCAACCAGCTGGAGCAGCTCATAGACAAACTGGAGTGTGAG AGTCCGCAGCTTGAACCTCTCAAAGAGGACACATTGGCAGGGACGTATAAATCG AACATCCTTCTGGTCCAGAGACAGATGTCTGTGAAGGAGAGGGATGTGGACCAATTTCAGCAAGCTCTTAAAATCTACACAGATGCCACCTGCAGCCAGCTAAACAACCTGCA TGTTTCAGTCCAGAACCTGCCAGACAGATCCTGCTTCATCATGTACGAGTTTTGGCAGGACCGCCTCTCCTGGATGAG ctACCTGCAGTCGTCCATCAGTAAGACCTTCCAGCGCTGCATTATCGACTCACTGGAAGAGCCGGAGATGGTGTCCACTATGCTCCTTCCAG CTTCTTGGTGGATTATGAACAACAACTGA